A single window of Nicotiana tomentosiformis chromosome 1, ASM39032v3, whole genome shotgun sequence DNA harbors:
- the LOC104102619 gene encoding uncharacterized protein, with amino-acid sequence MDDRWFNGRPELRMRDKRQQEMEQADEASVLEDLAEDFRLPINHRPTENVDLENVEQASLETQLPSSNIGFRLLQKMGWKGKGLGKNEQGITEPIKSGMRDPKLGIGKQEEDDYFTAEENIQRRKLDIEREETEELAKKREVLAEREHKIETEVKEIRKVFFCELCNKQYKLAMEFEAHLSSYDHNHRKRFKEMREMHGSSRDDRQKREQQRQEREMAKFAQMAANKKQEELQTPEEAGNIPAPSMVRTATALADQDQRKTLKFGFSAKGGSSKTTTLVNKAAKKPKVTVVSVFSNESDEE; translated from the exons ATGGATGATAGATGGTTCAATGGTCGGCCAGAACTGCGCATGAGAGATAAACGCCAGCAAGAAATGGAACAG GCAGACGAGGCTTCTGTTCTAGAGGATCTCGCTGAAGATTTTCGCCTTCCTATTAATCATAGACCAACAGAAAACGTAGACCTGGAAAATGTCGAGCAAGCATCTTTAGAAACACAGTTGCCATCCTCTAATATTGGATTCAGGCTTCTTCAGAAGATGGGTTGGAAAGGGAAGGGTCTTGGGAAAAATGAGCAAG GAATTACTGAGCCAATAAAATCGGGGATGCGAGACCCAAAGTTGGGGATTGGAAAACAAGAGGAAGATGATTATTTTACAGCAGAAGAAAATATTCAAAGACGAAAGCTTGATATTGAGCGTGAGGAGACTGAGGAACTTGCTAAAAAGCGGGAG GTTTTAGCAGAACGCGAGCACAAAATTGAAACGGAGGTGAAGGAAATACGCAAGGTTTTCTTTTGTGAGCTATGCAACAAGCAATATAAATTAGCAATGGAGTTTGAAGCCCACTTAAGTTCATATGATCATAACCACAGAAAG CGCTTCAAGGAAATGAGAGAAATGCATGGAAGTAGCCGTGACGATAGGCAGAAAAGGGAACAGCAACGTCAAGAGAGGGAGATGGCAAAATTCGCCCAAAT GGCTGCCAATAAGAAGCAGGAAGAATTGCAAACCCCGGAGGAAGCAGGAAACATTCCAGCCCCCTCCATGGTTAGAACTGCAACTGCTCTCGCCGATCAAGATCAGAGGAAGACTTTGAAGTTCGGATTTTCTGCCAAAGGAGGCTCATCAAAG ACGACGACCTTGGTTAACAAAGCTGCAAAGAAGCCAAAAGTAACTGTTGTATCCGTCTTCAGCAATGAGAGTGACGAGGAGTGA